From Desmodus rotundus isolate HL8 chromosome 10, HLdesRot8A.1, whole genome shotgun sequence, one genomic window encodes:
- the B3GALT2 gene encoding beta-1,3-galactosyltransferase 2 translates to MLQWRRRHCCWAKRSLFRTHLVGALSLVFLFAMFLFFNHHDWLPGRAGFKENPVTYTFRGFRSTKSETNHSSLRNIWKETVPQTLRPQTATNPNNTDLSPQGVTGLENTLSANGSIYNEKGTGRLNSYHFKYIINEPDKCQEKSPFLILLIAAEPGQIEARRAIRQTWGNESLAPGIQITRIFLLGLSVKLNGYLQRAILEESRQYHDIIQQEYLDTYYNLTIKTLMGMNWVATYCPHTPYVMKTDSDMFVNTEYLIHKLLKPDLPPRHNYFTGYLMRGYAPNRNKDSKWYMPPDLYPSERYPVFCSGTGYVFSGDLAEKIFKVSLSIRRLHLEDVYVGICLAKLRIDPVPPPNEFVFNHWRVSYSSCKYSHLITSHQFQPSELIKYWNHLQQNKHNACANAAKEKAGRYRHRKLH, encoded by the coding sequence ATGCTGCAGTGGAGGCGGCGACACTGCTGCTGGGCCAAGCGGTCTCTGTTCCGGACCCACCTCGTCGGCGCCCTCTCCCTGGTGTTTCTCTTTGCCATGTTCTTATTCTTCAATCATCACGACTGGCTACCAGGCCGAGCCGGATTCAAAGAAAACCCTGTGACCTATACCTTCCGAGGATTTCGTTCTACAAAAAGTGAGACAAACCACAGCTCTCTTCGGAATATTTGGAAAGAAACAGTTCCTCAAACTCTGAGGCCTCAAACTGCAACCAACCCCAACAACACAGACCTGTCGCCACAAGGAGTCACAGGGCTGGAGAACACACTCAGTGCCAATGGAAGCATCTACAACGAAAAGGGCACCGGACGTCTGAACTCTTACCACTTCAAGTATATTATCAACGAACCTGACAAATGCCAGGAAAAAAGCCCTTTTTTAATCCTACTAATAGCAGCAGAACCTGGACAAATAGAAGCTAGAAGAGCTATTCGGCAAACCTGGGGCAACGAAAGTCTAGCCCCTGGTATCCAAATCACACGGATTTTTTTGTTGGGCCTAAGTGTCAAGTTAAACGGCTACCTTCAACGTGCGATACTGGAAGAGAGCAGACAGTACCATGACATAATCCAACAGGAATACTTAGATACATACTACAACTTGACCATTAAAACACTGATGGGTATGAACTGGGTCGCAACATACTGCCCACATACTCCTTATGTTATGAAAACCGACAGCGACATGTTTGTCAACACTGAATATTTAATACATAAGTTACTGAAGCCAGACCTGCCTCCCAGACATAACTATTTTACTGGTTACCTAATGAGAGGATACGCACCCAACCGAAACAAAGACAGCAAATGGTACATGCCACCAGACCTCTACCCCAGTGAGCGCTACCCCGTCTTCTGCTCTGGGACTGGTTATGTTTTCTCGGGAGATCTGGCAGAGAAGATATTTAAAGTTTCTTTAAGTATCCGTCGTTTGCACTTGGAGGATGTATATGTAGGGATCTGTCTTGCCAAGTTGAGAATTGATCCTGTGCCCCCTCCCAATGAATTTGTGTTCAATCACTGGCGAGTTTCTTATTCAAGCTGTAAATACAGCCACCTAATTACCTCTCATCAGTTCCAGCCTAGTGAACTGATAAAATACTGGAACCATTTACAACAAAATAAGCACAATGCTTGTGCCAACGCAGCAAAGGAAAAGGCAGGCAGGTATCGCCACCGTAAACTGCACTAG